One Xiphophorus hellerii strain 12219 chromosome 1, Xiphophorus_hellerii-4.1, whole genome shotgun sequence DNA segment encodes these proteins:
- the ubiad1 gene encoding ubiA prenyltransferase domain-containing protein 1 encodes MLRKMAKDQRHNRVETFVLAGSNGHNGQQWQTDANNSRPDHPATANHVSRMARVASDVRHKCAAYVLALRPWSFSASLIPVALGSALAYKLDGSVDLVVLMVCAVAVLVVHGAGNLVNTYYDFSKGIDHKKSDDRTLVDEILAPQDVVMFGALLYSLGCLCATLLYFLSTLKLEHLALIYFGGLSSSFLYTGGIGLKYVALGDIVILITFGPLAVMFAHAVQVGYLSVLPLVYAVPLALNTEAILHSNNTRDMDSDKQAGIVTLAILIGPTLSYVLYNLLLFVPYVLFCILATRYTISMALPLLTLPMAFPLEKQFRSRCYAKIPQKTAKLNLLMGLFYVFGIILAPPGSLPLL; translated from the exons ATGCTGAGGAAGATGGCTAAAGATCAGAGGCACAACAGAGTAGAGACATTTGTGCTGGCTGGATCGAATGGTCACAATGGCCAGCAGTGGCAGACCGACGCCAACAACTCGAGACCAGACCACCCTGCCACGGCCAACCACGTCTCTAGGATGGCCCGCGTCGCCTCCGACGTCAGACACAAGTGCGCGGCCTATGTGCTGGCTCTGAGGCCGTGGAGCTTCAGCGCCTCGCTCATACCCGTGGCCCTCGGCAGTGCCTTGGCGTACAAGCTGGACGGCTCTGTGGACCTGGTGGTCCTGATGGTGTGCGCCGTGGCCGTCCTCGTGGTCCACGGTGCCGGGAATCTTGTGAACACCTACTACGACTTCTCCAAAGGAATCGACCACAAGAAGAGTGATGACAGGACTCTCGTCGATGAAATTCTGGCACCACAGGATGTCGTCATGTTCGGTGCGCTGCTGTATTCCTTGGGGTGCCTGTGCGCCACTCTCCTCTACTTCCTATCGACGCTCAAGCTGGAGCACCTCGCCCTTATTTACTTTGGGGGTCTTTCCAGCTCTTTTTTATACACTGGAG gCATCGGCCTCAAGTATGTTGCCCTGGGAGACATAGTGATCCTCATCACCTTCGGCCCCCTGGCGGTGATGTTCGCCCATGCTGTGCAGGTGGGCTACCTGTCGGTGCTGCCGCTGGTCTACGCCGTCCCGCTGGCCCTCAACACAGAAGCCATCCTGCACAGCAACAACACAAGAGACATGGACTCGGACAAGCAAGCCGGCATCGTCACGCTGGCCATCCTCATAGGCCCCACGCTGTCTTACGTCCTCTACAATCTCCTGCTCTTCGTCCCGTACGTGCTGTTTTGCATCCTCGCCACCCGGTACACCATCAGCATGGCTCTACCGCTGCTCACGCTGCCGATGGCCTTCCCTCTGGAGAAGCAGTTCAGGAGTCGTTGCTACGCCAAGATCCCCCAAAAAACTGCCAAGCTCAACCTCCTCATGGGACTCTTCTACGTTTTTGGGATCATCCTGGCGCCTCCCGGCAGCTTGCCGCTACTGTGA